TCAACTAGAAGCTTTACCTCTGGTGATTGGAATTCAAATTTCTAGAAATTACTACCAGGGGAAATTGTAACTGTAATAAAGACCAAGTGGGTCCAACTACATCAGGATTCCTCCTCttcaaaatatacatttaaaacaagcAATGTACCCTCTTACAAAATGGTCCCTCATCTAAGACTCAGGGAAAAGTGAAGATGGTAGAAAAGATCTTGAGAGTCAAAGGATAAGGAAGCTAGCTGTGAACATATATCTTCTAGGATTGGCAAAAGGTACACCATGAAGTCTTACCCACATGACCTTCAAAAGATGAGAAAAAGAGTCACAGTGTGCATGACAGGTTGGAAGGAAGAAAGCTGGTAATGTATACACTCTACACAACCATTTATAGGAAACTATGAAAATGGGAATGGAAGAGGTTGTCATCCTCAAGGACAACCAGAGAAAAAATATTGATGATATACTACCAATAATGAGCCATCAGAACATAAATATAAGCAATTTTACATGGTCTCcacagttatattttaaaaagatatgaatatgcagatacatatacacattgatTAAGAATTGATGACATAAGTGGGCATGTACAGTTTAGATGTGCAGGAAGGGGCACAAAGAATGTTTTTAAGGtaggaaatataaacaaaaagcagttaaattaaaatgtcaaaaataaccTACCAAATAGTATTTAAAAAGTAGAGCAGCAAACAGAACTTTGAGGGAAAAGTGACATCCAACTGCACCGCCTGATGTAAAGAAATAATGTGTATGTccttgtatgtgcatgtctgtatgtgtaatATGAAACCCAAATAATCTTTAGTACTCATATTTTGATAAAATTAATGATGAGACCCTTCCTCTAGAgtgatttatatatttctatacttCACTGACCTTATTGTGGTAAAGATCTTGTGTGGGATATTTCCATTTGTAGTTTTCCTCACTTAATAAAACACAATCATTTCATAATGAAATTGTGTGTTTTTACATAAAGTTAGTGTGTTATATTTCAGGCACAATCTGAACCCCTTTGTCCTTTTCATACTATGTTTCCTTCTTAGTATGTTATCTGATATTCTTAACATCTTCCTAGTACAttgtaaagatattttaaaatccagCACTTTTGTGATGACCATCAAAATATGCATTACTGTCACTGTGCTTCACACTCTGCTAACATTcactcttgtttctcttttcaaatcAACACCTTTTATTGCATCAGGTGTGTATGATATTCCCAATCTTAATAGAGGGAATTTACTATTTAGGTGATGTTTTAGTTTCTATCACTGCAACAAACACTATGATCAAAGAAACATGTGTGAAAGGTGTTTATTTTCATATGTCCTTTGGTCACAGTATATTGAATGAAGCCAAGGCATGAAATTGGATGCAGGCACTCcatgaaaaaaatggaataatGCTGTTTATTAGCTTCATTTCCATGTCATCTGCAGTCCTCTTTCTAATAACTCCAAGAACAACATGCCTAGAGTTGGCACTGTCCACAGTCAGTAGAGTCATCTTATATTAATGATTAAGTACATGGCTTACTCACAAAACTCCAGGTCAAAATGATGGGAccatttctcaattgagattcctggTTCTCAATATCTTCAGGTTTGTGTACTTATGAATAAAACCAGTTTCTCAATATCTTCAGGTTTGTGTACTTATGAATAAAACCATTTCCaaaacctgctcaaacctctgatgtcctggaattccatctggatgcagtgaagacacagtgtcagaggcttatcaatttactcttccccccccccaccccctcttctaatatctcaatgtccaTAATCAGGTTGAAGAAGTCgatgaagagtcagagcccctattctctgggcttggggactaaattgGTTAATATTTGGctctctttctagggaaaatagtggttttgttggaacagggaggcatagttaggatttattgcatagtcataacctattggtagaaatctgtataattattatcaagatgaagttataatttcaaaataaaccattttccaCTAAACTTTGTAATTGGTATGACAATGGACAGTGCTCTCCTATTTGTAAGTTCAAATTTGTATATTACTTCTAATTGTATATGATAAGTACTACTTTtgttaagacaaagaaaaagatatgTTGAATATCATCTAAAATATCATACTACTAAAGtttcaataataaaatttttctttatatttctgtctAAAATTTGAATCTGTTCTAACTAAAATAACATAACACTTTGGGACAAAGATGCACCCTAGTAACCCTGCACTAGAAGCCAAGATGGAAAAAACCTCCACAACCACCATGACCTTCCCCTTAGTGCTGTGATAGACAGGAAGGAAGGTGAtccagacactgcagaacaccagcatgctgaaGGTTAGGAACTTGGCTTCATTGAATCTGTCAGGAAGGTTCCTAGCCAAGAAAGCCACAGTGAAGCTCCCCAAGGCCAAGGAGCCCAAGTATCCCAGGACAAAGTGGAAGGCAATGACTGAGCCTTTGTTGCAAATAATGACGGTCTTCCCATGTTCAGATTGTATATCTCTGTCAATAAAGGGAGGAGATGTTACCAACCAGGTTCCACAGAGAACAAGTTGGATTAGTGTACAAATGGGAATGACCAAGTTAGGTGCCCCTGATGCCAGCATCcctctcattcttcttcctgGAGTAGTGAGCTTGAAAGCCATGACCACAGTTATTGTTTTGGCCAACACTGTAGACACAGCCACAGTGAAAAATACTCCAAATGTTGTCTGCTGCAGGACGCAGGTGGCCTGGTTGGGGTGTCCAATGAAGAGCaatgagcagagaaaacagaagatgagagAGATGAGCAGGATGTAGCTGAGAGTGCGGTTATTGGCCTTCACAATGGGAGTGTCATTGTGCTTTATAAAAGTGACTAGTATTAGAACTGtgaagacagagaaggacagggcCATGCAGGCTAGAGCCATCCCCAATGGATCTTCATAAGTCAGGAATGACACAGCCCTTTGGAGGCACTGGGTTTGCTGTAAGTTGGCATACTTATCATCTGGACACCTCACACACTGCTCCATATCTGCTGGTGAACAATAATAAACCCTTATACATATCATATTCTATTTACTAACTTAATAAGTATTTGTACTATTCAATTGATAACTCCAAAATATTTTGATGTTGAGCATTAATTCCATTCCTCATTGCTGCAGGAAGCACTGATGTAAGGCTGTTCTGTATTAATCTATGATTTGTAATGTAACAAAACACAATCATTAAAATGCaggagaaaaaatatttattaagcagaaagaaaacatgttGTTTTCTAGTTTGTTATGAATAATAACATGAATAATCTcagataatttaatttttaaagcataaacTCTCTACTCACAGACATGTGCAGTGTGCAGACATAGGTCTCAATGCCAGTTGATGAACTGCAGTATGAACTTTCATGGGTTTGAGGGTTTTGCCCTTTGTCTGTGTATTCACATAGGCACAACAATATGCAATTCCTCATGAAAAATATTGTTTGCATGAAAAGTATTTCCATTATTGAAGCTGTATGCCTCACAGCCCTATCCATGTCCCCCTCCTTGTGGTAAGATGCCTTTTTTTCCAACTGTGCATTCCAAGCTAGATGTCTATGTTTTCCCAACTATGGATTTTAACTTAGAAGTTTATGGATACTCACATTCATCCCCTTTTCTTCATGAAAGCTGTGATTGCTATTATGCATTATCACATCTCTGGGAGCATTGTTGAAATCTTCACTTTTGCTCTAATTCTTTGACAAGAACTACTTAATCCTTTAAATCTTCCAtgctcttaaaatatatttcattaaacaaCAACTGCTACCCTAAGCATCTTTGTCTAGAACCAAGTTAAATGTTAGGAGAGAAAGGCTGTGGACTGATCATGAAGTCCAGTCACTGTGTACAAAGAATCATGTAAGATTAAACTTATGTATAGATTATGCCTAAGTTTTGTTTAAAATGGTTACAGATGTATGTCCCCTAAATGTTTTCTGCATAATATAAAATCAAGAGCCATTGTGTTGTGAGAGAGATGTGTTGTGTGTAGAAGATAGTGCAGGTTATTCGCAGGATACAAAAGAAGTTGATACTATTCAAAGGATTaaattcagaaacaaagagattTTAGGTCTATAAATTCTATCTAGaccattttacatttttagtttgAAATAAGAAGATATTAGAATTCAGCACTTTTTAAAGTATGCAAACATGTACCTGTCTCATTGGAAACCTCATTTTCTGGGCACTGGGCACAATCAAAGCAGCAGTCTGCTGTTTGTTCCTGATGAATTTTCCTGAATCCAGCAGTGCATGTCACACTACACATGGAGGTGGGAACCTGAGGATATATgtattgtctgtgtatgtgtgtttatgtgtaatgcatatatacattgtatgtataatgatacatatatttatttatgggaCATTAACAGATATGACTATATTAATTACTCTGCTAACCAGCATCACTTATCAATTtcaggtattttattattatctattaCCTTGAAATGCCCTCAGTTACACAATTTTTATTACATCATTTAATATCAATTTATACATAGCtacaaatttttaattatatattacgttaaatttaataaatatatttaaatgtgggTTGGATAGGCATGCAGGTACAATTGAACATGGAATCCAGAGGCCTTTGATTCCTATGACTTAGATTTACATGACGTTGTGAGTTATCAATTTTTGATGCTGGTAACTGAGGTTGGTCCATTGGCAAGAACAGAAATTGTCATTAACTACAGAGCTATAACTTCAAtgcctcatattttaaaatttagatattctgaaaaaaattaaaattgttgtaTACCCACCGATGTTCCTCCTGTGGCCCACTCCAAGTCTTCAGATATATGAAGTTGTTGGCTCTGTGGGGAACAAGGAAAATAGCTTCCTAGTTTGACTTTTAATCCAAGACCTTGTGGAAAATTCCAAATGTTGAAAATGTCATACTCTTCACATTGATTTTCCTTATGATTCATGTTCACCAGGTCACCAACAGGGTTAGTAAATACTCTAGTCTTCAGCATGGAAGCCACCTAAATGAGATGTATCATCAGATTATTACATGTACATATCGATTAAGGACAAGTAAAATTGAGAATGTCCtcttattttaatgtatttcagctatattaaaataatcccatatacttacatataatataacTTATGTgcaattaaaaattcattttaatgttCCAAGACAAAAAGAGTTAAAATAAATGCTATCTATATAACAAGTAACATGATGTgtctatatgtttgtatgtgatcttgattatatgtgtgtgtatgtgtgcacatgtttgtcaagaataatttttaaaattgaagccATGTAGATGAGAATGAGTGGGAAGTCTGAATATCTGGAAGTTGTGGAAACAAAAGATGGTAGTGTGTCATTCATGTACATACAGTTTTCATTTATGAAATAATTATTAACTTATTAAAATGCACATTCTTcatcatttatattttacaaatgattGTTACTTTAAATGTCTATTAATCACAGCAAAtgtataaattattgaaaaaattaCTCTTGAGAAAATTATTCTAGGCAAGTTTTCAGTTAATGCTTTTATGATAAAACTCTTGACTCCTATTATAAATATTGAACTCATTTGATAAAATTTTGAGACACATTTTCACAGACTCACTGACATTCATACAAAAATATTGTCTCCTATTATGTGTTATCCGTGTGCATGTTACATATTTATGTAAAAGACTCATTAGGTAGTTTTATAGTATAGAAACTCTTTTATTGTGAGAATAATCTCTAAGAAATTTATGTGAGTTTCTCAGGGGGTCACTTAAAGATCACATTGATATATCTAAGCATAATGAAATGTAAGAAACTTTACCTGCTGACAGTCAATAAATACTCCTTTGGGTTCTGTCATTTCCTGAGACTCTACTCGTTGAAGAGTGAGTTCATGGTAGGTGTGGGCTGCAGCATACACAGCATTATACAAATTGTAACCTTCTTCACTCAGGACCATGTCAAATTTGTGCAGTGCTAACCATTCCACTGTATTGTTGAATGTAAAATGATCTATTTTGCTATTGCTCTTCTTAAATATTGAACAACTGAAATAATTCCACCATAGCATACACTGAGAAATGTCTACTGGGTACATGGAAGTATTCATTGTTTGCATAAAATTTCTAAATTCAGCAATCTCACGGTGGTGGTGTTCAAAAGTGACAGTTCcatgaaaaaaatcaaggctgaaatcttttttatttgtattgacATCCCATTGTGAGGTTGTGATCCAGATTCTCTGTGCACCTAAATATGCCCATCTTCTGTAGCTGACTTCTAGGGTAGAGTTCATTTTACCATAAATGATAACAACTTTGGCTGATGATTCCATAATgtgtttttcatgtattttagcCTTTGTCTTGTATATCTGCATGTTTTCTGGGATCATATTCACAAAAGCTAAACAGATCCCATatctttgcatttcttctcttaAGTCTGATAGAAACTGAATACTCTGGTCATCATCTGAGATGACCAGTCCAATCCAAGTCCATCTAAAATGAAGCATCAAGGAGACCATGCCATGTGACAAATGTGTGTCCTTGGTGGCTATCTGATAGAGATAGGGAAATTGGTCATGATCACTCAGGTTAGGattaaatggtccaaagaaaatctaaaagatgtagaagagaagatgaaacatCCACATGAGGAATATGATCTTAAGGGAGTTTGGActtatatacaaataacattactCACCTTTCAGAACTCCCATTAAGGATAGTGAAATTATTCTATAAATAGCAATATTGTCCCTTTCGTATTCTAGGCTATACTTGTCAAATGTTAGCATTCTAGAAAAGTATTTTGCCTATTTCATACAGTGCATCTATAATCTGATTTTAAATCCGttataatatgtataaaacagcacacacaaaacacatgctGACCAAGGTTTCTCCATAGGTACCTATGGATGGAATGAACATTGCTAACACATCCAGTGTCACACATTCCCACCTTCACTGTCTCAGAAGTAACTGCCAGTTTTGAGGATGTCATCCATGATGGTCCTGTAAGTTGTATCatacatattttctgtatttcacaGTTATAATTAATCAAAGTAAAAATATAGCTTTTTGGTGAATATGTTTCATCCAGATATCCAAAAGTGTCTTCACACAGGCCAAAAATAGGGGAGAACATCAAAGACATGTTGGGTAAAAGATAAGGATTCTTGTTGATCTCAACAGTAGCAAAAAACATTACTAAAAATTCCTCATATCTTCTTGCTGGTATTCTACAAGAAGGCATAGGGATGATTCAGGAGGATGtacaaaatatgaaattttctGCTCAACTACAGTTATCTTTTACTATGAAAAAATGCTAAGTTTCTGTGTAAGTGCTACTTTGCCTTAAATAaacctcagaaattagagatctTTTGGGttgaatataatttaaatatatcccTCAAATATGTTACTCTAGGATGATACTTTTTATAGTCATGAAAATCCGTAAAGACCTTGTtttatctctgaatgccattcctGATCTAGTATCAGGAACTGAAAAGGAGAAGCTAAATATGAGCAGGTGATCTTTGTGAGTTGGGTCTGCCTTAGATTTAAATCCTCTATgatatatttttctcttgtagGTAAGTCCCAGGGGACGTTTATTCTAGGAATGATTCCTGCTATTTATATGCTTTCCTGTTGTTATTAAGTATATATGACAACCACTAGGTATTAGCTCatccttttgagcagatctctgcaaatGAAGATATaatgtcttgtagtgatgctctATTGATAAATCAATGATTTCTTAATCCTTCATGATGATCCTAtagaatttcctttaaaatatagtaacctttagctttttttttacaatacaatgctattaaattctttcttgtagtcaaaactgcaatgaaaaTCTTGCCAGTCTTTAGTGTtatgagttaattgcttctgagaaagCAAGCAGGCACTACTcttcagagcacattccaagagctTGTAAAACCATTAGCCAAAGATCTTTAAAAGGGAACTAACAGTTTACTCTAAGTGCTAGGACACAAAATATAATATTGACTGGCTTTATCCTTACAAAACATCACTAATTACTTAGTCATAGATGTTACGGTTTTTAACTCACATGAACCTGTAGAATTGTGACAAATGATGAATGGTTAGCCACATAATTACTCCTGATGGATATGAATGTAAACATtgtctgttgtaaacttcttatttgaTTTCCAATTGAATTTATATGTAAAGCTGTGGTGAACTATTTACTATGTGATCATGTATTGTGAAAAATGTATAAGTGCTGaggcaaagagaagaaacagaactgaGCTGAGGATAGCTTTTAGGCAGAACACCTTTTATACAAAACTGAAGAGAATGTTTTAGGCAGAACTCAGGAGAATACTTTTTAGATAGAACTGAACTCTAGAAGAACTTAGATGTAAGGCATAGAATTATGAGTAGTGATAATGAAAGTAAAGGCATTACTGTGATCTCAGAGCTTGAGGAGAAAGCAAGACtaggaggagaatgcagagtgaAATAACTTAGAAATGATAAGGCAGGCTGagaagtggtggtgcatgcctttagtcccagcacttgggagtcataggcaggtgaatttctgagatCAAGGcaagcatggtctacagagtgagttccaggacagccagtgctatacagagaaaccctgtccaaaaaaaagaaaacaaaaacacaaaacaaaacaagaaactcacaaaacccaacaacaaaacaacaacaaaagaacagttataaggcaatttttaaaaaaaccaagcAAGAAATGtgcagaaatgagagagaaattggagaaaagaagaagctgcagagagagcagaaggagcaggcaaGCTTCTCCCTACCATGGGACAAAACAGTTCTTTCCTTAATAGCCAGGCAAGCTCAGTCTAATTaaagagaacaaagctttctttaTATAGACGTCTGTTTAATTCATTTGGCAATAAGTGGGTAGATGGTTTCCCTTTCATTATGTATAAATATTGGAACTCATTTTTTATATCCAGATTAGGTGGGTTCTTTCTACAGTggtgcttgtttttgtttgtggggttttgttttatccaaatgcatatgtaagtatgagtgtgtgtatgaaattATGAGAATGTATATAAGCTGGATCCAGTTGGCTTGAATAGAAACgtataaatgtgcatgtgtgaaactatatattaatttatatgagtTTATGCTTATATGCTTAcgtaaaagtttttctttttgggaTGGTGAATATTTTCTCCAGGTTCAATAGAAATTTATTGCTCCAAACTTTTCTCTAGTTTGACAAGCAAGAGGCATCTGGACAAAGGGGAAAAGGCTGTTGTAATTAATCTTTTACTTACTATCCTGCTCTTTTATAGTAAGGTGCTAAATGCCAGAAACTGCACTTTCTGAACTCAGAGGAACACAGAATTCAGGCCAGCTACTGAAGCAAAGTGACTTGGATTAAAGATAGGTAAAAGTTTTATTGTTATACAGCAACCTTAAACAACATGCAAGACCAACTCTTATCCCTACAAAGTCTAGACCCTTTTGCTGCCTCAAgaaaaaccaaagaacacacacacacacacacacacacacacacacaccacacacttacagagagagctcacagagagagagagagagagagagagagagagagagagagagagagagagagagagagagagagagaggcagtggtggcacaggcctctactcccagcacttggaaggcagaagcaggcagatttctgtgtttgaggtGAGAATGGTCTACTatagcccgggctacacagagaaaccctgtctcataaaaaaaaagaagaaaaaagagagagatttaaattttaaataaacatatgaaaCTTGAATGACATCAAATTACTATTTTCTATAACTTTCTATTGATTTGAGTTTTCAGTCTATATTAAAGAATGAAATCAACAAGTAAAATTGAATAGTTATACACAAaaagttcttatttttaaaaatttcttttatgaatcaaATATCTTTATCATATTGTGTATTTTAAGAATCAAATATCATGTCAAGttatttcatgtttctttttatattcatatCCCTTAGTACCCGAAAATATCATTAACACATATTGAATAATATTCATAGCACAGGATCCTATCTCTAATGCTTGAGTACAAAATATTCTTTAGaaattaaacatagtaaaagaacACAAACACTAAAGAGTGAATCATAAAGAAATGTATTCAAAAGCCATTATGTGATCCACCTGACATATAGTGACAGTATTCAAAGTGCATTATATAACTGCATAACTTCTCTAACAATcagtttactttaaaaaagattatcTATGTTTCTATAAGCAATTTTTACAAATCTCAATATAGGAACAACTTTTTAAAGATAAACCTTAAAAAATGCTAATTTCATGAACCATGAGAAAAACAATCAATAATGACATTTCCATGAAGTTTATAGagtttgctttttatatttttcaaatgttaatgTTCATCAAAcatgataaatattttagaatacatttcatttacatttatatgtCCATTTCAGAATATAAAAGATAGTATACCACAAAACAGGAATATTATCCTGTAGGCTCATCTACACATCAATTTAATGCTAGATTTTAGTGTGAATGTTACTATGTCAACTTACTAAAAATTATGTCAGATTCCTCTATACACCTCAGTTTTCCTAATTCTTTGCCATCCTTTAATTGATAGCTGAGCATTGAGATCTATTCTTATATGAAATGTATTTGTCTATTCCAGTAAAGTCTCCCAGTACATCTGTTACTATTAGTGTTTACACCAAACATGGTCCATTGagaatttacattttttatttttaaactataaatat
This portion of the Arvicanthis niloticus isolate mArvNil1 chromosome 24, mArvNil1.pat.X, whole genome shotgun sequence genome encodes:
- the LOC143437448 gene encoding vomeronasal type-2 receptor 116-like isoform X5, translating into MKKLCAFSIAFLLLKFSLILCSLTEPFCFWKIKNNVDNDGDLSSDCGFQLIAAEKSIEKKYSHYYFYFRIPARRYEEFLVMFFATVEINKNPYLLPNMSLMFSPIFGLCEDTFGYLDETYSPKSYIFTLINYNCEIQKICMIQLTGPSWMTSSKLAVTSETVKIFFGPFNPNLSDHDQFPYLYQIATKDTHLSHGMVSLMLHFRWTWIGLVISDDDQSIQFLSDLREEMQRYGICLAFVNMIPENMQIYKTKAKIHEKHIMESSAKVVIIYGKMNSTLEVSYRRWAYLGAQRIWITTSQWDVNTNKKDFSLDFFHGTVTFEHHHREIAEFRNFMQTMNTSMYPVDISQCMLWWNYFSCSIFKKSNSKIDHFTFNNTVEWLALHKFDMVLSEEGYNLYNAVYAAAHTYHELTLQRVESQEMTEPKGVFIDCQQVPTSMCSVTCTAGFRKIHQEQTADCCFDCAQCPENEVSNETDMEQCVRCPDDKYANLQQTQCLQRAVSFLTYEDPLGMALACMALSFSVFTVLILVTFIKHNDTPIVKANNRTLSYILLISLIFCFLCSLLFIGHPNQATCVLQQTTFGVFFTVAVSTVLAKTITVVMAFKLTTPGRRMRGMLASGAPNLVIPICTLIQLVLCGTWLVTSPPFIDRDIQSEHGKTVIICNKGSVIAFHFVLGYLGSLALGSFTVAFLARNLPDRFNEAKFLTFSMLVFCSVWITFLPVYHSTKGKVMVVVEVFSILASSAGLLGCIFVPKCYVILVRTDSNFRQKYKEKFYY
- the LOC143437448 gene encoding vomeronasal type-2 receptor 116-like isoform X3; translated protein: MKKLCAFSIAFLLLKFSLILCSLTEPFCFWKIKNNVDNDGDLSSDCGFQLIAAEKSIEKKYSHYYFYFRIPARRYEEFLVMFFATVEINKNPYLLPNMSLMFSPIFGLCEDTFGYLDETYSPKSYIFTLINYNCEIQKICMIQLTGPSWMTSSKLAVTSETVKIFFGPFNPNLSDHDQFPYLYQIATKDTHLSHGMVSLMLHFRWTWIGLVISDDDQSIQFLSDLREEMQRYGICLAFVNMIPENMQIYKTKAKIHEKHIMESSAKVVIIYGKMNSTLEVSYRRWAYLGAQRIWITTSQWDVNTNKKDFSLDFFHGTVTFEHHHREIAEFRNFMQTMNTSMYPVDISQCMLWWNYFSCSIFKKSNSKIDHFTFNNTVEWLALHKFDMVLSEEGYNLYNAVYAAAHTYHELTLQRVESQEMTEPKGVFIDCQQVASMLKTRVFTNPVGDLVNMNHKENQCEEYDIFNIWNFPQGLGLKVKLGSYFPCSPQSQQLHISEDLEWATGGTSVPTSMCSVTCTAGFRKIHQEQTADCCFDCAQCPENEVSNETDMEQCVRCPDDKYANLQQTQCLQRAVSFLTYEDPLGMALACMALSFSVFTVLILVTFIKHNDTPIVKANNRTLSYILLISLIFCFLCSLLFIGHPNQATCVLQQTTFGVFFTVAVSTVLAKTITVVMAFKLTTPGRRMRGMLASGAPNLVIPICTLIQLVLCGTWLVTSPPFIDRDIQSEHGKTVIICNKGSVIAFHFVLGYLGSLALGSFTVAFLARNLPDRFNEAKFLTFSMLVFCSVWITFLPVYHSTKGKVMVVVEVFSILASSAGLLGCIFVPKCYVILVRTDSNFRQKYKEKFYY
- the LOC143437448 gene encoding vomeronasal type-2 receptor 116-like isoform X1; the encoded protein is MKKLCAFSIAFLLLKFSLILCSLTEPFCFWKIKNNVDNDGDLSSDCGFQLIAAEKSIEKKYSHYYFYFRIPARRYEEFLVMFFATVEINKNPYLLPNMSLMFSPIFGLCEDTFGYLDETYSPKSYIFTLINYNCEIQKICMIQLTGPSWMTSSKLAVTSETVKIFFGPFNPNLSDHDQFPYLYQIATKDTHLSHGMVSLMLHFRWTWIGLVISDDDQSIQFLSDLREEMQRYGICLAFVNMIPENMQIYKTKAKIHEKHIMESSAKVVIIYGKMNSTLEVSYRRWAYLGAQRIWITTSQWDVNTNKKDFSLDFFHGTVTFEHHHREIAEFRNFMQTMNTSMYPVDISQCMLWWNYFSCSIFKKSNSKIDHFTFNNTVEWLALHKFDMVLSEEGYNLYNAVYAAAHTYHELTLQRVESQEMTEPKGVFIDCQQVASMLKTRVFTNPVGDLVNMNHKENQCEEYDIFNIWNFPQGLGLKVKLGSYFPCSPQSQQLHISEDLEWATGGTSPQVPTSMCSVTCTAGFRKIHQEQTADCCFDCAQCPENEVSNETDMEQCVRCPDDKYANLQQTQCLQRAVSFLTYEDPLGMALACMALSFSVFTVLILVTFIKHNDTPIVKANNRTLSYILLISLIFCFLCSLLFIGHPNQATCVLQQTTFGVFFTVAVSTVLAKTITVVMAFKLTTPGRRMRGMLASGAPNLVIPICTLIQLVLCGTWLVTSPPFIDRDIQSEHGKTVIICNKGSVIAFHFVLGYLGSLALGSFTVAFLARNLPDRFNEAKFLTFSMLVFCSVWITFLPVYHSTKGKVMVVVEVFSILASSAGLLGCIFVPKCYVILVRTDSNFRQKYKEKFYY
- the LOC143437448 gene encoding vomeronasal type-2 receptor 116-like isoform X2, with translation MKKLCAFSIAFLLLKFSLILCSLTEPFCFWKIKNNVDNDGDLSSDCGFQLIAAEKSIEKKYSHYYFYFRIPARRYEEFLVMFFATVEINKNPYLLPNMSLMFSPIFGLCEDTFGYLDETYSPKSYIFTLINYNCEIQKICMIQLTGPSWMTSSKLAVTSETVKIFFGPFNPNLSDHDQFPYLYQIATKDTHLSHGMVSLMLHFRWTWIGLVISDDDQSIQFLSDLREEMQRYGICLAFVNMIPENMQIYKTKAKIHEKHIMESSAKVVIIYGKMNSTLEVSYRRWAYLGAQRIWITTSQWDVNTNKKDFSLDFFHGTVTFEHHHREIAEFRNFMQTMNTSMYPVDISQCMLWWNYFSCSIFKKSNSKIDHFTFNNTVEWLALHKFDMVLSEEGYNLYNAVYAAAHTYHELTLQRVESQEMTEPKGVFIDCQQVASMLKTRVFTNPVGDLVNMNHKENQCEEYDIFNIWNFPQGLGLKVKLGSYFPCSPQSQQLHISEDLEWATGGTSVPTSMCSVTCTAGFRKIHQEQTADCCFDCAQCPENEVSNETADMEQCVRCPDDKYANLQQTQCLQRAVSFLTYEDPLGMALACMALSFSVFTVLILVTFIKHNDTPIVKANNRTLSYILLISLIFCFLCSLLFIGHPNQATCVLQQTTFGVFFTVAVSTVLAKTITVVMAFKLTTPGRRMRGMLASGAPNLVIPICTLIQLVLCGTWLVTSPPFIDRDIQSEHGKTVIICNKGSVIAFHFVLGYLGSLALGSFTVAFLARNLPDRFNEAKFLTFSMLVFCSVWITFLPVYHSTKGKVMVVVEVFSILASSAGLLGCIFVPKCYVILVRTDSNFRQKYKEKFYY
- the LOC143437448 gene encoding vomeronasal type-2 receptor 116-like isoform X4, with protein sequence MKKLCAFSIAFLLLKFSLILCSLTEPFCFWKIKNNVDNDGDLSSDCGFQLIAAEKSIEKKYSHYYFYFRIPARRYEEFLVMFFATVEINKNPYLLPNMSLMFSPIFGLCEDTFGYLDETYSPKSYIFTLINYNCEIQKICMIQLTGPSWMTSSKLAVTSETVKIFFGPFNPNLSDHDQFPYLYQIATKDTHLSHGMVSLMLHFRWTWIGLVISDDDQSIQFLSDLREEMQRYGICLAFVNMIPENMQIYKTKAKIHEKHIMESSAKVVIIYGKMNSTLEVSYRRWAYLGAQRIWITTSQWDVNTNKKDFSLDFFHGTVTFEHHHREIAEFRNFMQTMNTSMYPVDISQCMLWWNYFSCSIFKKSNSKIDHFTFNNTVEWLALHKFDMVLSEEGYNLYNAVYAAAHTYHELTLQRVESQEMTEPKGVFIDCQQVASMLKTRVFTNPVGDLVNMNHKENQCEEYDIFNIWNFPQGLGLKVKLGSYFPCSPQSQQLHISEDLEWATGGTSVDMEQCVRCPDDKYANLQQTQCLQRAVSFLTYEDPLGMALACMALSFSVFTVLILVTFIKHNDTPIVKANNRTLSYILLISLIFCFLCSLLFIGHPNQATCVLQQTTFGVFFTVAVSTVLAKTITVVMAFKLTTPGRRMRGMLASGAPNLVIPICTLIQLVLCGTWLVTSPPFIDRDIQSEHGKTVIICNKGSVIAFHFVLGYLGSLALGSFTVAFLARNLPDRFNEAKFLTFSMLVFCSVWITFLPVYHSTKGKVMVVVEVFSILASSAGLLGCIFVPKCYVILVRTDSNFRQKYKEKFYY